The DNA sequence ATGAAGCTTATCGTAGATGCAAATATCCTGTTCTCCTCGCTCATCAAAAAGGGATTTACAGCTGATTTACTCTTTGATCCACGTCTTCATCTCTTCACTCCTGAATTCATCCTTGATGAGCTGGCAAAACACGAAAAATTTATTTTACAAAAATCCCAGAGACCAAAGCAGGGGTATATCCAAACATTGCATACATTACAGGAAGTTATCTCCGTAATGCCCCAAAGCGAATTCTCAGCATTCTTAGATGAAGGAAGAAGAATATCTCCGGACGCTGACGATTTCATGTATTTTGCCCTTGCATTAAACTTAAAATGCCCAATATGGTCAAATGACAAAAGATTAAAAGGCCAGAAAAAAGTAAAAATCTACTCTACAGACGAACTGAGGGA is a window from the Candidatus Nanoarchaeia archaeon genome containing:
- a CDS encoding PIN domain-containing protein, whose translation is MKLIVDANILFSSLIKKGFTADLLFDPRLHLFTPEFILDELAKHEKFILQKSQRPKQGYIQTLHTLQEVISVMPQSEFSAFLDEGRRISPDADDFMYFALALNLKCPIWSNDKRLKGQKKVKIYSTDELRETLRLNHS